One part of the Oncorhynchus clarkii lewisi isolate Uvic-CL-2024 chromosome 7, UVic_Ocla_1.0, whole genome shotgun sequence genome encodes these proteins:
- the LOC139413137 gene encoding dual specificity protein phosphatase 19-like produces the protein MHSLAQEIQGFSKTKLKKQSTVVTTVLGQRHIETMDDSNVHEIEDPGMSCCGFVQDTSLDLHVGIIKPFLLLSSQDAAQDIETLKKCKVSHILNVAYGVKNNFPDLFSYKTVTILDIPETDITSYIQECSQFIDQAKTESGVVLVHCNAGVSRAASVLIGYLMYREGLGFDEAFAVVKEARPSIRPNPGFHEQLKNYKP, from the exons ATGCATTCACTTGCACAGGAAATTCAAGGATTTTCGaaaacaaaactgaaaaagcAAAGCACTGTTGTGACAACTGTGCTCGGGCAACGGCACATAGAAACAATGGACGACTCCAACGTGCACGAAATTGAGGACCCAGGGATGTCATGCTGTGGATTTGTTCAAGATACCAGTTTGGATCTTCATGTTGGCATTATCAAGCCATTTCTACTGCTCT catcCCAAGACGCAGCCCAAGATATAGAAACTTTGAAGAAATGTAAG GTTTCACATATATTGAATGTTGCCTATGGTGTTAAAAATAACTTCCCAGATCTATTCAGTTATAAAACAGTGACCATTCTGGATATTCCGGAAACAGACATCACCTCATATATCCAAGAATGTTCACAGTTCATAGATCAAGCCAAAACTGAG AGTGGGGTTGTCCTGGTTCATTGCAATGCTGGAGTCTCCCGTGCTGCCTCAGTATTAATTGGGTACCTCATGTACAGAGAAGGTTTGGGGTTTGATGAAGCATTTGCCGTTGTGAAGGAAGCAAGACCCTCTATCCGTCCCAATCCAGGATTTCATGAACAACTGAAGAATTACAAGCCATAG